The following coding sequences are from one Leptospiraceae bacterium window:
- a CDS encoding 30S ribosomal protein S6, translated as MRAYEITSIIAEGSQSLIDETKKAIQDILTKYSAEITSEEDWGIKKLWYAIAGHESGFYTHIKCKADAKSIEKIEREFLLNQNILKALVIKA; from the coding sequence ATGCGAGCGTATGAAATTACGTCTATCATTGCTGAGGGCTCTCAGTCACTCATAGACGAAACTAAAAAAGCCATTCAGGATATTTTAACAAAATATTCTGCTGAGATCACTTCCGAAGAAGACTGGGGAATCAAAAAGCTCTGGTATGCAATTGCAGGCCATGAATCTGGATTTTACACACATATTAAGTGTAAAGCAGATGCAAAGTCCATCGAAAAGATTGAGCGTGAATTTTTGCTCAACCAAAACATCCTAAAAGCACTCGTCATCAAGGCATAA
- a CDS encoding 30S ribosomal protein S18, with protein sequence MSELDNKDIQQDYPIKEKIYNKRDEDDEDDDKNFPGKDGEGKYPKKNAKYKRKVCKFCADKTLAATLDYKRVDMLERFITNRGKILPRRITGTCAETPKTISKRNQKARSISLLPFRVI encoded by the coding sequence ATGTCAGAACTAGACAACAAAGACATTCAACAAGACTACCCAATCAAAGAAAAGATCTATAATAAACGCGACGAAGATGATGAAGATGATGATAAAAACTTCCCCGGAAAAGATGGCGAAGGAAAATACCCAAAGAAAAACGCAAAATACAAACGCAAAGTTTGTAAATTCTGCGCTGATAAAACTCTTGCAGCTACACTTGACTACAAACGAGTTGATATGCTAGAAAGATTTATCACTAACCGTGGTAAAATTCTTCCAAGAAGAATCACAGGCACTTGTGCGGAAACACCAAAGACAATTAGTAAGAGAAATCAAAAAGCAAGATCTATTTCTCTCTTACCATTTAGAGTAATATAA